One genomic region from Solwaraspora sp. WMMD792 encodes:
- a CDS encoding RICIN domain-containing protein, translating to MQRLRNRGGPARRWAAVAVVAVALPVAVVSTVAVSVSPSYAATIDTGAYYVLTSRHSGKAVDLFEWATHDGAPIVQWARNDLAVQQWQFVPVGSGYYQVRSRHSGKVLQVANAQDGAELTQQVAGSDTRQHFGVVDSDSGFVRLINRHSGKALDVWEWSTADGGRISQYTDTNGWNQQWQLHKIGSDVPPGAIVVAADGSGQHTTVQAAVNAAPSNSGAQVTIAIRPGSYRGWCRYRRTRPICTCRGSVPGRPRWSSSRTTRPGRPGRTAVPTAPSAAPR from the coding sequence GTGCAGAGACTCAGGAACCGAGGTGGGCCCGCCCGTCGGTGGGCGGCCGTGGCGGTGGTCGCGGTGGCGTTGCCGGTGGCGGTGGTGTCGACGGTGGCGGTGTCGGTGTCGCCGTCGTACGCGGCGACGATCGACACGGGTGCGTACTACGTGTTGACGTCGCGGCACAGTGGTAAGGCGGTGGATCTGTTCGAGTGGGCGACGCATGATGGTGCGCCGATCGTGCAGTGGGCGCGTAATGATCTTGCGGTGCAGCAGTGGCAGTTCGTGCCGGTGGGTAGTGGCTACTACCAGGTGCGGTCGCGGCATTCGGGCAAGGTGTTGCAGGTGGCGAATGCGCAGGATGGTGCGGAGTTGACGCAGCAGGTTGCGGGTTCGGACACGCGGCAGCATTTCGGTGTGGTGGATTCGGACAGTGGTTTTGTGCGGTTGATCAATCGGCACAGTGGTAAGGCGTTGGATGTGTGGGAGTGGTCTACTGCGGATGGTGGGCGGATCTCGCAGTACACGGACACCAACGGCTGGAACCAGCAGTGGCAACTGCACAAGATCGGATCCGACGTGCCGCCGGGTGCCATCGTCGTCGCCGCCGACGGCAGCGGCCAGCACACCACCGTCCAGGCGGCGGTGAACGCCGCGCCGAGCAACAGCGGGGCCCAGGTCACCATCGCGATCAGGCCAGGCAGCTACCGGGGGTGGTGTCGATACCGTCGAACAAGACCAATCTGCACCTGCAGGGGCTCGGTACCGGGCCGTCCGAGGTGGTCATCGTCGAGAACCACTCGGCCGGGACGACCCGGCCGGACGGCGGTACCTACGGCACCGTCGGCAGCGCCACGATGA
- a CDS encoding pectinesterase family protein — MQGLGTGPSEVVIVENHSAGTTRPDGGTYGTVGSATMTVAGSGFTATNLTIANDFDEAANASQPGHQAVALHLNADRSVLRDVRLLGDQDTFLVGGNARSYVRNSYVEGTVDFIFGDGVAVMHSSQIHEKRATGGPITAARTPASRQYGFLFYRCNLTSSAAAGSSSLGRPWGPDAQVLYRESTLGAHIDTGQPWTNMSSNTWQNARFREYRNNGPGSGSGGNRPQLTDAQAADYTPQRYLAGTDGWNPVG, encoded by the coding sequence CTGCAGGGGCTCGGTACCGGGCCGTCCGAGGTGGTCATCGTCGAGAACCACTCGGCCGGGACGACCCGGCCGGACGGCGGTACCTACGGCACCGTCGGCAGCGCCACGATGACCGTGGCCGGCAGCGGGTTCACCGCGACGAACCTGACCATCGCCAACGACTTCGACGAGGCGGCCAACGCCAGTCAGCCGGGTCATCAGGCCGTCGCGCTGCATCTCAACGCGGACCGGTCCGTGCTTCGCGACGTCCGGCTTCTCGGCGACCAGGACACCTTCCTGGTCGGCGGCAACGCACGGTCGTACGTGCGCAACTCCTACGTCGAGGGCACCGTCGACTTCATCTTCGGCGACGGTGTCGCCGTGATGCACAGTTCGCAGATCCACGAGAAGCGGGCCACGGGTGGCCCGATTACCGCGGCGCGTACGCCCGCGTCGCGACAGTACGGATTCCTGTTCTACCGCTGCAACCTGACGAGCTCGGCGGCGGCCGGATCGAGCAGTCTGGGCCGGCCGTGGGGTCCGGACGCACAGGTGCTCTACCGGGAGTCGACCCTCGGGGCTCATATCGACACTGGTCAGCCGTGGACGAACATGTCCAGCAACACCTGGCAGAACGCCCGGTTCCGGGAGTACCGCAACAACGGGCCGGGATCGGGTTCCGGCGGCAACCGTCCGCAGCTCACCGACGCCCAGGCCGCCGACTACACGCCGCAGCGCTACCTGGCTGGCACCGACGGCTGGAATCCGGTCGGCTGA
- a CDS encoding RICIN domain-containing protein, with product MAVVAVALPVAVVSTVAVSVSPSYAATIDTGAYYVLTSRHSGKAVDLFEWATHDGAPIVQWARNDLAVQQWQFVPVGSGYYQVRSRHSGKVLQVANAQDGAELTQQVAGSDTRQHFGVVDSDSGFVRLINRHSGKALDVWEWSTADGGRISQYTDTNGWNQQWQLHRIGGGDPGAPYGNTPDGFAQGTTGGASGQTVTVTNQADLNRYVTASEPYVIRVAGAITISPRGTELRVASNKTIVGVGTGGEIVSGGFFIGTGVSNVIIRNLTIRDTLMPDDDPGDDAYDYDAIQIDTASNIWIDHNRLTRMNDGLLDSRKDATNITVSWNQFLDNNKTFGIGWTDNVTARMTIHHNWFRGTNSRNPSADNLAYLHMYNNYLQNVTGYGNYVRGYTKAVIENSYYDNVRDPYYVEAGELVQRGNITVNSSWRSGRVTSRGSAFNPGSFYSYTLHPASDVPSLVSTYSGPQAAIGG from the coding sequence GTGGCGGTGGTCGCGGTGGCGTTGCCGGTGGCGGTGGTGTCGACGGTGGCGGTGTCGGTGTCGCCGTCGTACGCGGCGACGATCGACACGGGTGCGTACTACGTGTTGACGTCGCGGCACAGTGGTAAGGCGGTGGATCTGTTCGAGTGGGCGACGCATGATGGTGCGCCGATCGTGCAGTGGGCGCGTAATGATCTTGCGGTGCAGCAGTGGCAGTTCGTGCCGGTGGGTAGTGGCTACTACCAGGTGCGGTCGCGGCATTCGGGCAAGGTGTTGCAGGTGGCGAATGCGCAGGATGGTGCGGAGTTGACGCAGCAGGTTGCGGGTTCGGACACGCGGCAGCATTTCGGTGTGGTGGATTCGGACAGTGGTTTTGTGCGGTTGATCAATCGGCACAGTGGTAAGGCGTTGGATGTGTGGGAGTGGTCTACTGCGGATGGTGGGCGGATCTCGCAGTACACGGACACCAACGGCTGGAACCAGCAGTGGCAACTGCACCGGATCGGCGGCGGGGACCCGGGGGCGCCGTACGGCAACACCCCGGACGGGTTCGCCCAGGGCACGACCGGCGGTGCCAGCGGTCAGACCGTCACCGTCACCAACCAGGCCGACCTCAACCGGTACGTGACGGCCAGCGAGCCGTACGTTATCCGGGTCGCCGGGGCGATCACCATCAGCCCGCGGGGCACCGAGCTGCGGGTGGCGTCGAACAAGACGATCGTCGGGGTGGGCACCGGCGGCGAGATCGTCAGCGGCGGCTTCTTCATCGGTACGGGCGTGAGCAACGTGATCATCCGGAACCTGACCATCCGGGACACTCTGATGCCGGACGACGACCCGGGTGACGACGCCTACGACTACGACGCCATCCAGATCGACACCGCCTCAAACATCTGGATCGACCACAACCGGCTCACCCGGATGAACGACGGTCTGTTGGACAGCCGCAAGGACGCGACGAACATCACCGTGTCGTGGAACCAGTTCCTCGACAACAACAAGACGTTCGGCATCGGCTGGACCGACAACGTGACCGCCCGGATGACCATCCACCACAACTGGTTCCGGGGCACCAACTCGCGGAACCCGAGTGCGGACAACCTGGCGTACCTGCACATGTACAACAACTACCTGCAGAACGTCACCGGGTACGGCAACTATGTGCGCGGCTACACCAAGGCGGTCATCGAGAACAGCTACTACGACAACGTCCGCGACCCGTACTACGTCGAGGCGGGCGAGCTCGTCCAGCGGGGCAACATCACCGTGAACAGCAGTTGGCGCAGTGGTCGGGTGACGTCGCGGGGCAGCGCGTTCAACCCGGGCAGCTTCTACTCCTACACGCTGCACCCGGCGTCGGACGTGCCGAGCCTGGTGTCGACCTACTCCGGCCCGCAGGCCGCCATCGGCGGCTGA
- a CDS encoding pectate lyase, whose amino-acid sequence MSQPVDAGVGGRRRRHRMAILAGAIAAIATAAIGAIGVTTASAATVDTNATYVFVNRHSNKAMDLYNWATNDGAPIVQWTRNDLAVQQWRFVDAGSGYYKIRSVHSGKYLELPDANDGTALVQNADNGTTRQHFRLADSDSGYVRFVNRHSNKVIDVWEWSTADGGTLAGYSDLNGWNQQWQLNTVGGGNPTPPPSTSWPTPTGQVNVNGTIQVSGTLDGGMRRYCCIGDGGQEESQDPVFQLAAGATLQNVIIGAPAGDGVHCSGPCTLRNVWWEDVGEDAATFRGSGNPSFLVDGGGARAASDKVFQHNGPGTLTIQNFQASNFGTFYRSCGNCSTQHQRDVVIRNVTLTRPGGTVAGINVNYGDTARFSGVTIVNDSSRSMVICRKYNGNSSGDEPSQVGTGPDSTNCLYSSSDLTYR is encoded by the coding sequence ATGAGTCAACCCGTGGATGCCGGCGTCGGCGGCCGCCGACGCCGGCATCGCATGGCGATCCTGGCCGGCGCCATCGCCGCCATCGCCACCGCCGCCATCGGCGCGATCGGCGTCACCACCGCATCCGCCGCCACCGTCGACACCAACGCCACCTACGTCTTCGTCAACCGCCACAGCAACAAAGCCATGGACCTCTACAACTGGGCCACCAACGACGGCGCACCCATCGTCCAGTGGACCCGCAACGACCTCGCCGTCCAGCAGTGGCGCTTCGTCGACGCCGGCAGCGGCTACTACAAGATCCGCTCCGTGCACAGTGGCAAGTACCTCGAACTACCCGACGCCAACGACGGCACCGCACTGGTCCAGAACGCCGACAACGGCACCACCCGCCAGCACTTCCGCCTCGCCGACTCCGACAGCGGATACGTCCGCTTCGTCAACCGGCACAGCAACAAGGTGATCGACGTCTGGGAGTGGTCCACCGCCGACGGCGGCACCCTCGCCGGGTACAGCGACCTCAACGGCTGGAACCAGCAGTGGCAACTGAACACCGTCGGCGGCGGCAACCCCACCCCACCGCCGAGCACCTCCTGGCCGACCCCGACCGGGCAGGTCAACGTCAACGGCACGATCCAGGTCTCCGGGACGCTCGACGGTGGCATGCGTCGCTACTGCTGCATTGGTGACGGCGGCCAGGAGGAGAGCCAGGACCCGGTGTTCCAGCTCGCGGCCGGAGCCACCCTGCAGAACGTCATCATCGGCGCGCCGGCCGGCGACGGCGTGCACTGCTCGGGACCGTGCACGCTGCGCAACGTGTGGTGGGAGGACGTCGGCGAGGACGCCGCGACCTTCCGTGGCAGCGGCAACCCGAGCTTCCTGGTCGACGGTGGTGGCGCCCGGGCCGCCAGTGACAAGGTCTTCCAGCACAACGGTCCGGGCACGCTGACCATCCAGAACTTCCAGGCCAGCAACTTCGGCACCTTCTACCGCTCCTGCGGGAACTGCTCCACCCAGCACCAGCGCGACGTGGTGATCCGCAACGTGACGTTGACCCGGCCGGGCGGCACCGTCGCCGGCATCAACGTCAACTACGGAGACACCGCCCGGTTCAGCGGGGTCACCATCGTCAACGACTCCAGTCGGTCGATGGTGATCTGCCGCAAGTACAACGGCAACAGCAGCGGCGACGAGCCGAGCCAGGTCGGTACCGGCCCGGACAGCACGAACTGTCTCTACTCATCGTCGGACCTCACCTACCGCTGA
- a CDS encoding cellulose binding domain-containing protein: MSRYPRRAAWPVVALATAAATAGMTVVTTLSASAASGCQVTYTIGAQWPGGFGANLAITNYGEPIDGWTLSWTFAAGQTITQSWGFTADPASGTVVARNASYTGSILTGATVGGGFNGTWNDSSNPVPSTFTLNGTVCTGPGPTSPPVTTAPPTPPTTAPPTTVPPPTDTLFVATNGNDANPGTVGAPLATLARAVALATPGTTITLRGGTYQFDTNVRIMKDGTAANPYTITSYDGERVVLDGENLPHTPAPVGGSIPNLERGVLHIEADYWRVRDLEIAHGPYAIFCRDCSNNVFERLVTRDNYESGLQIQGAASNNQVIDLDSYGNRDPRKNGESADGLAIKEGSGSGNVVRGARLWNNSDDGFDAWLFTSPILIEDSAAWGNGFNRWDLPGYSGDGNGFKMGGGDPDPPANHTIRNSFAFDNAVGGFIDNGNPGTITVERNSAWRNGDGGFKFANSTSRLTGNLAIGNGAGVSLGNSTATGNSWNIKSSWSAADLVSTDPSLLIGPRDADGGIRSSAFLRPHSYPNLGARS; this comes from the coding sequence ATGTCTCGATACCCGCGTCGGGCGGCGTGGCCGGTGGTGGCTCTGGCCACCGCGGCTGCCACCGCCGGGATGACCGTGGTGACCACGCTGTCGGCCAGCGCCGCGAGCGGCTGCCAGGTCACCTACACCATCGGTGCGCAGTGGCCGGGTGGCTTCGGCGCCAACCTCGCCATCACCAACTACGGCGAGCCGATCGACGGATGGACGCTGAGCTGGACATTCGCCGCCGGCCAGACGATCACCCAGTCGTGGGGGTTCACCGCGGATCCGGCCAGCGGCACCGTCGTGGCCCGCAACGCCAGCTACACCGGGTCGATCCTGACCGGCGCCACCGTCGGCGGCGGCTTCAACGGTACGTGGAACGACTCGTCGAACCCGGTTCCGTCGACGTTCACTCTCAACGGCACGGTCTGCACCGGTCCCGGCCCGACGAGCCCGCCCGTGACCACGGCTCCGCCGACCCCGCCGACCACGGCTCCGCCGACCACGGTGCCCCCACCGACGGACACACTGTTCGTGGCGACCAACGGCAACGACGCCAACCCCGGTACGGTGGGTGCCCCGCTGGCGACGTTGGCGCGTGCCGTGGCGCTGGCGACCCCGGGCACTACGATCACGCTACGCGGGGGCACCTACCAGTTCGACACCAATGTGCGGATCATGAAGGACGGCACTGCGGCCAACCCTTACACGATCACCAGCTACGACGGTGAACGGGTGGTGCTCGACGGGGAGAATCTGCCGCATACGCCGGCTCCGGTCGGCGGCAGCATCCCGAACCTCGAACGCGGCGTGCTGCATATCGAGGCCGACTACTGGCGGGTGCGTGACCTGGAGATCGCGCACGGACCGTACGCGATCTTCTGCCGCGACTGCAGCAACAACGTCTTCGAACGGCTGGTAACCCGCGACAACTACGAGTCCGGGCTGCAAATCCAGGGCGCGGCCAGCAACAACCAGGTGATCGACCTCGACTCGTACGGCAACCGGGATCCGCGCAAGAACGGCGAGAGCGCCGACGGCCTGGCCATCAAGGAGGGTTCCGGCAGCGGCAACGTGGTGCGCGGTGCCCGGTTGTGGAACAACTCCGACGACGGTTTCGACGCCTGGCTGTTCACCTCGCCGATTCTGATCGAGGACTCGGCGGCCTGGGGCAACGGCTTCAACCGGTGGGACCTGCCGGGCTACTCCGGTGACGGCAACGGGTTCAAGATGGGTGGCGGCGATCCCGACCCGCCGGCGAACCACACCATTCGCAACAGCTTCGCGTTCGACAACGCGGTCGGCGGTTTCATCGACAACGGCAACCCGGGCACCATCACCGTCGAGCGCAACAGCGCCTGGCGCAACGGTGACGGTGGCTTCAAGTTCGCCAACTCCACGTCCCGGCTGACCGGCAACCTGGCGATCGGCAACGGTGCGGGGGTGTCGCTGGGCAACTCGACGGCGACCGGCAACTCGTGGAACATCAAGAGTTCCTGGAGCGCCGCCGATCTCGTCAGCACGGACCCGTCGCTGCTGATCGGGCCACGCGACGCCGACGGCGGCATCCGGAGCTCTGCCTTCCTGCGGCCGCACAGCTACCCGAACCTTGGTGCCCGCAGCTGA
- a CDS encoding PadR family transcriptional regulator — translation MRFHHRFHGGPQAWMRGGFGFPPFGPGPGPGFGPGFGAGPGGGGPRRGRGGGRGRRRPNVRAAVLALLVEGPMHGYEMIRELDSRTGGAWRPSPGSIYPTLQLLEDEGLIVGTVDAAGGSRRQYALTDAGRPEAEQAAEQAPWTQFAPETVESWHDVRESGMQTLHALRHVMMNGTAEQRERALAVLDETRRKLYAILADSE, via the coding sequence ATGAGGTTCCACCACCGATTCCACGGCGGACCGCAGGCCTGGATGCGGGGCGGATTCGGATTCCCGCCGTTCGGTCCCGGTCCCGGCCCCGGCTTTGGTCCCGGCTTCGGCGCCGGGCCGGGCGGCGGCGGCCCGCGGCGGGGCCGGGGCGGCGGACGCGGCCGGCGTCGGCCGAACGTGCGTGCCGCTGTGCTCGCCCTGCTCGTCGAAGGACCAATGCACGGGTACGAGATGATCCGGGAACTCGACTCCCGTACCGGCGGTGCCTGGCGACCGAGCCCGGGATCGATCTACCCCACCCTGCAACTGCTCGAGGACGAAGGGCTGATCGTCGGGACCGTGGACGCGGCCGGCGGCAGCCGCCGGCAGTACGCGTTGACCGACGCCGGCCGCCCCGAGGCCGAGCAGGCCGCCGAGCAGGCGCCGTGGACGCAGTTCGCCCCGGAAACCGTGGAGAGCTGGCACGACGTGCGCGAATCCGGTATGCAGACGTTGCACGCGCTGCGGCACGTGATGATGAACGGTACCGCCGAGCAGCGGGAGCGGGCCCTGGCCGTACTCGACGAGACCCGCCGCAAGCTGTACGCCATCCTGGCCGACTCCGAGTAG
- a CDS encoding YciI family protein, translating to MKYMLLFVSPPTDSPDQPGAQCTVEDWMAYDKQMKDAGIWVSGNALADLTTCTSVKVDVDGQRIVTDGPFAESREVLGGYDVIDVPNLDVALDWAARSPGARDGSVQVRPIAEFGL from the coding sequence ATGAAGTACATGCTGTTGTTCGTCAGCCCGCCGACCGACAGCCCGGACCAGCCCGGGGCGCAGTGCACCGTCGAGGACTGGATGGCCTACGACAAGCAGATGAAGGACGCCGGCATCTGGGTCAGCGGCAACGCCCTGGCCGACCTGACCACCTGCACCTCGGTCAAGGTCGACGTCGACGGACAACGGATCGTCACCGACGGTCCGTTCGCCGAGAGCCGTGAGGTGCTCGGCGGGTACGACGTCATCGACGTACCGAACCTGGACGTCGCGCTGGACTGGGCGGCCCGTTCGCCCGGTGCCCGGGATGGATCGGTGCAGGTGCGTCCGATCGCCGAGTTCGGGCTCTGA
- a CDS encoding DUF6596 domain-containing protein has protein sequence MVGGEPQNQPAARGPETDPAAVRASVAAVFREEHGRLLATLVRRFGDLHLAEESAAEAIEAALTHWPVSGVPTRPGAWLLTTARRRAVDRIRRDRTLALRIAVLQAEADRADPAPAADVDRDLPDDRLALFFTCAHPALTEEDRVALTLRCLGGLTTAEVARAFLVPEATMAQRIVRAKRKIRDARIPFRVPGADELPQRLPGVLQAVYSIFTEGYAASSGPRLQRLDLAEEAIRLARILHRLLPAQRETAGLLGLLLLVHARRHTRTGPDGVPVLLDEQDRRRWDRPMIGEGCALARAALTGGPPGPYGLQAAIAALHDEAPDVAGTDWPQIVALYDVLLGVAPSPVVALNRAVAVAMRDGPAAGLVLLDELAADPRLRSYHPLPAARADLLHRLGRHADAADAYRQAVDLAGTEPDREHLRRRLAEAEAATRVD, from the coding sequence ATGGTCGGCGGCGAGCCGCAGAACCAGCCGGCCGCCCGGGGCCCGGAAACGGACCCGGCGGCGGTACGCGCGTCGGTGGCGGCCGTGTTCCGCGAGGAACACGGCCGGCTGCTCGCCACCCTGGTACGCCGCTTCGGTGACCTGCACCTGGCCGAGGAGTCCGCCGCCGAGGCCATCGAGGCGGCGCTGACGCACTGGCCGGTCTCCGGGGTGCCGACCCGCCCCGGCGCGTGGCTGCTGACCACCGCTCGCCGCCGGGCCGTCGACCGGATCCGCCGCGACCGGACGCTGGCCCTGCGGATCGCGGTGCTGCAGGCCGAGGCGGACCGGGCCGACCCGGCTCCGGCGGCGGACGTCGACCGGGACCTGCCCGACGACCGGCTGGCCCTGTTCTTCACCTGCGCCCACCCGGCGCTGACCGAGGAGGACCGGGTGGCGCTGACCCTACGCTGCCTCGGCGGGTTGACCACCGCCGAGGTGGCCCGGGCCTTCCTGGTGCCGGAGGCGACCATGGCCCAGCGGATCGTCCGGGCGAAACGCAAGATCCGCGACGCGCGTATCCCGTTCCGGGTGCCCGGTGCCGACGAGTTGCCGCAGCGGCTACCCGGTGTTCTGCAGGCGGTGTACTCGATCTTCACCGAGGGGTACGCGGCCAGCTCCGGTCCCCGCCTGCAACGCCTGGACCTGGCCGAGGAGGCCATCCGGCTGGCCCGCATCCTGCACCGGCTGCTGCCCGCGCAACGGGAGACCGCCGGACTGCTCGGCCTGCTGCTGCTGGTGCACGCCCGCCGACATACCCGGACCGGCCCGGACGGGGTGCCGGTGCTCCTCGACGAGCAGGACCGGCGTCGGTGGGACCGACCAATGATCGGGGAAGGCTGTGCGTTGGCCCGCGCGGCGTTGACCGGCGGCCCACCGGGCCCGTACGGGCTGCAGGCCGCCATCGCCGCGCTGCACGACGAGGCGCCCGACGTCGCCGGCACCGACTGGCCGCAGATCGTCGCCCTCTACGACGTACTGCTGGGGGTGGCACCGTCGCCGGTGGTGGCGTTGAACCGGGCGGTGGCGGTGGCCATGCGGGACGGCCCGGCAGCCGGTCTGGTCCTGCTCGACGAGCTGGCCGCCGATCCGCGCCTGCGGTCGTACCACCCGTTGCCGGCCGCCCGGGCCGATCTGCTGCACCGGCTCGGCCGGCACGCCGACGCGGCCGACGCCTACCGGCAGGCGGTGGACCTGGCCGGCACCGAACCGGACCGGGAACATCTGCGGCGTCGGCTGGCCGAGGCCGAGGCCGCGACCCGCGTCGACTGA
- a CDS encoding oligopeptide/dipeptide ABC transporter ATP-binding protein: MTEQPLLSVTDLRVHFPVAGGGLRRRQHAVVRAVDGVSFTVAAGETLGLVGESGCGKSTTGLGLLRLVEPTGGRVSVRGTEVTALRRRDLRAMRRHLTMIFQDPYASLDPRMTIGSVVAEPLAVHGLHRGSRARRHRVGELLELVGLDPDHAHRHPHEFSGGQRQRVGIARALACEPELIVADEPIAALDVSIQAQIINLLEDLRDELGLAYLFIAHDLAAVGHLSDRIAVMYLGRIVEVADRATLFARPAHPYTRALLSAVPLPDPVAERARERIILRGSVPSPADPPSGCNFRTRCPAAFDRCAVDDPVLTARGDGHLAACHLSDDGTG, from the coding sequence ATGACTGAGCAGCCGCTGTTGAGCGTGACCGACCTGCGGGTGCACTTCCCGGTCGCCGGTGGCGGGCTACGCCGCCGGCAGCATGCGGTGGTCCGGGCGGTCGACGGGGTGAGCTTCACCGTGGCGGCCGGCGAGACGTTGGGGCTGGTCGGCGAGTCGGGGTGCGGCAAGAGCACCACCGGGCTGGGCCTGCTGCGACTGGTCGAACCCACCGGTGGGCGGGTCAGCGTGCGGGGCACCGAGGTCACCGCGCTGCGTCGGCGGGACCTGCGGGCGATGCGCCGGCACCTCACGATGATTTTCCAGGATCCGTACGCGTCGCTGGACCCCCGGATGACGATCGGTTCGGTCGTCGCCGAGCCGTTGGCGGTGCACGGCCTGCACCGGGGGTCGCGGGCCCGCCGGCACCGCGTCGGTGAGCTGTTGGAACTCGTCGGCCTCGACCCGGACCACGCGCACCGGCACCCGCACGAGTTCTCCGGCGGGCAGCGCCAGCGGGTGGGCATCGCCCGCGCGCTGGCCTGCGAGCCCGAGCTGATCGTCGCCGACGAGCCGATCGCCGCGCTCGACGTGTCGATCCAGGCGCAGATCATCAACCTGCTGGAGGACCTGCGCGACGAGCTCGGGTTGGCGTACCTGTTCATCGCCCACGACCTGGCCGCGGTCGGGCACCTCAGTGACCGGATCGCGGTGATGTATCTCGGCCGCATCGTGGAGGTGGCCGACCGGGCGACGCTGTTCGCCCGGCCGGCGCACCCCTACACCCGGGCGTTGCTGTCCGCGGTGCCGCTGCCCGACCCAGTCGCCGAGCGGGCCCGGGAACGGATCATCCTGCGGGGTTCCGTGCCGTCTCCCGCCGACCCGCCGAGTGGCTGCAACTTCCGGACCCGCTGCCCGGCGGCGTTCGACCGGTGCGCCGTCGACGATCCGGTGCTGACCGCACGCGGCGACGGCCACCTGGCTGCCTGCCACCTGTCGGACGACGGCACCGGCTGA
- a CDS encoding ABC transporter ATP-binding protein, giving the protein MAGDPVLSVRDLTVRIGTRRGVARVVNGVSYDVHPGETLAIVGESGSGKSVGALAVLGLLDEAATATGQVLLDGVDLLAAGERQLRRIRGNEIAMVFQDPMTSLNPVKTIGSQLVEPIELHGVATGAAARDRAVELLEQVGLPDARDRLGDYPHRFSGGMRQRVMIAMALACEPKVLLADEATTALDVTTQAQILEVVAGLQRRLGLAVVWITHDLGVVAGIADRVAVMYAGRILEQAPVDELYAAPRHPYTMGLLAAVPRVGADRPRRLTTIPGQPPDPTALPPGCAFHPRCGYRHDPRAATEVPPLRTVGPDHRVACFYDVVGGTATGTDGGDD; this is encoded by the coding sequence ATGGCCGGCGACCCGGTGCTGTCGGTACGGGACCTGACGGTGCGCATCGGCACCCGGCGGGGCGTGGCGAGGGTGGTCAACGGGGTCAGCTACGACGTGCACCCGGGTGAAACGCTGGCCATCGTCGGCGAGTCGGGGTCGGGCAAGTCCGTCGGCGCGCTGGCGGTCCTCGGCCTGCTCGACGAGGCGGCCACCGCCACCGGGCAGGTGCTGCTGGACGGTGTGGACCTGCTGGCCGCCGGTGAGCGACAGCTGCGGCGGATCCGGGGCAACGAGATCGCGATGGTCTTCCAGGACCCGATGACCTCCCTCAACCCGGTGAAGACGATCGGGTCGCAGCTGGTCGAGCCGATCGAGCTGCACGGCGTGGCCACCGGCGCGGCGGCCCGCGACCGGGCGGTGGAGCTGCTCGAACAGGTCGGGCTGCCGGACGCCCGGGACCGGCTCGGCGACTACCCGCACCGGTTCTCCGGCGGGATGCGCCAGCGGGTCATGATCGCGATGGCGCTGGCCTGTGAGCCAAAGGTGCTGCTCGCCGACGAGGCGACCACCGCGCTGGATGTCACCACCCAGGCGCAGATCCTCGAGGTGGTCGCCGGGCTGCAACGACGGCTGGGCCTCGCGGTCGTCTGGATCACCCACGATCTGGGGGTGGTGGCCGGGATCGCCGACCGGGTCGCGGTCATGTACGCCGGCCGGATCCTGGAGCAGGCACCGGTCGACGAGCTGTACGCCGCGCCCCGGCACCCGTACACGATGGGACTGCTGGCGGCGGTGCCCCGGGTCGGCGCCGATCGGCCGCGCCGGCTGACGACGATCCCCGGCCAGCCGCCGGATCCGACGGCGCTGCCGCCGGGCTGCGCGTTCCATCCACGTTGCGGCTACCGGCACGACCCACGGGCGGCCACCGAGGTGCCGCCGCTGCGCACGGTCGGCCCGGACCACCGGGTGGCCTGCTTCTACGACGTCGTCGGTGGCACCGCCACCGGTACGGACGGTGGAGATGACTGA